In Cryptococcus neoformans var. grubii H99 mitochondrion, complete genome, a genomic segment contains:
- a CDS encoding NADH dehydrogenase subunit 3, which translates to MSGITILFIFVPILVAILLMANILLAPSRPYSEKVSVYECGFDGLLGQTRAPFSIQYYLVGILFMLFDIEILLFYPIAVTMSNLTLMGYWVAMLFSFVLTMGFIVEISAGVLYFTDQRSSISVTKK; encoded by the coding sequence ATGTCAGGTATTACTATTCTATTTATTTTTGTACCTATTCTTGTTGCTATTCTACTTATGGCTAATATTCTACTAGCACCTAGTCGACCTTATTCTGAAAAGGTAAGTGTTTATGAATGTGGTTTTGATGGACTTCTAGGTCAAACACGAGCACCATTTAGTATTCAATATTACCTAGTAGGTATTCTATTTATGCTGTTTGACATCGAGATCCTACTATTCTACCCTATTGCAGTAACTATGAGTAATCTAACTCTAATGGGTTATTGGGTAGCTATGCTATTCTCATTTGTTCTGACAATGGGATTTATTGTAGAAATTAGTGCGGGAGTCCTATACTTTACAGACCAACGATCTTCTATTTCAGTAACAAAGAAGTAA